AGAATTGGATAGATAGAAACACCATATGTGCACCAAATTACTCTATTTCCATTTCTGCAGCAGAGGATAGAGCTACATAAATTGAACAGCTTTCATTTGTATTCTGACCTATTTAGACAACTAATCCAAGCTTATCACTTGATTCTGTTCATCTGAAGCTTAGATGCAGCTTCAAGATCCAAGGATAAGAGTATAGGTTTTTGCTGCAAATCTGCAAATTTATATAGAGCTGTAAACTGAAGTAAGCATCTCATTTATCATGTTGACTCCATTACCAGACTCATCGATGGTTGATAGTGGTTTAGCATAATTGCGGTTCTGAAGGTTAAGTACAATTTCCTCCACACCAATCCCTTTCACAAACCCTTTCTATTTATTTAGCACGTCATCTATACTCCTGGTACTCATTAATGGATAATGGGAGATACTACAAAACCTTTAACATGTAGATTTTTCTTCCAAGTGACCTTAGAGATGGAATTTTTCTTAGAAACCAGCTTACTAGGAACAATAAGATGATAGCATCCCCACGCAAGTGCACTAAGCACATAAAAATCCCTTATCTAGGCCTGCTCAGAGTCTATATGGAAAGGACTTTGGACTCAGAAACACATCACCAGGGGAGTTAATCAGAGTAAGAATAAGTTAACAAATACTATTCCTATTTTAATATATTCTACCAGAAGGAAAATTTCAGGATACAGATCAGACCCATCAGGCATATTTCTTATTGCAGATCCAGTCTTTGAATTATCCACTGTCTTAGACCTCCCCCTTCCAGCCAGCACATTAGCATTTGAATTCATTTCCACTTGAACATGTCTTTCTTCCGCACCATTGCCACTTTTGGCACTTGCTGTTATAAACCAGGCAGGTTAAAATTCTTGAAGATATATATTGTAAAAGAGTTGGTTAAGCGATGAAGAAGTATACCTGAAAGTTCAGACCAGATTTTGGTGTGGTCAGATGGATGCTCAGAAGTTGCAACTCTGAATCTTTCTCTTTGTGCTTGAGATCCTGTTCCTTGATCAGCCTGACAGTGTGAGGTGGTGGCCAAGGGTGGATTCTCTGAAAGGTTTCCTTCATGAAGCTGTGACGCAAGCATGGTTGCAAGGAACAGTGTTGCATCAAAGTCTGAACTGGAGCCATCATCTAGACCAAATTTTGGAGCCATTAGAATTGGCCTGTTCCTCCAAAACCAATTTCTTCAATATCAAAATCATAATCTAGGTAAATTATaaactttcaaaaaaaaatatatatagaggaagagaagatgaaTCCAGTGAGAATTCTAAACCATCCAATAAACATTATATTCCTTAATTAGTAGTAAAAAAGGTGTGTGCCATTTATTTAGATAGGCTAGAAACCACCAACTAAATGATCCTGACAGTGCCAAGAATTTTTAGTGATCATTAATTCCTATCTCTTACAAGAATCCAAATCAAGTAATTTATGgaatggtatatatatatataaaacaaaatttcCTTAGTCCTTTTCCTGTGAAACAAAGCCAAGCCTTTTCCGCATTccatataaataaagagatacACTTCACACTTCACAGAAGTTAGTTTTCTTGTCTGCAGCACAAGCATTGGCTGGAAAGCTAGTACTCCACCAATTAACAGATTTACTAGATGATAAAAGTATCaggaaaattaattttttttaaacttccCTCAGCATGATCACAATAATcaatagcaacaacaacaatggaactaccaataataaaaacaaaaagatggCTCCGGGATTATAAATATCTTACTCGCCagctttttcaaaaaataactGAATGTCAACCTCACATCCCTCGCAGAAGGACAGAAATGCCTGGCATTtgacaaataaaaaagaagactaTGCTTCAGAAGGAGAAAACAGGAGGTTGGGGGGAGAGATATTCCCGCAActaaaaaaaatgatggaatAATAATATCGGCAAAAGAACTTGTCAAGGCTAACTCTGGATAACAGTGAGATACTGATAGTGATGGTGAGATATTATCTGACATCCAACAGATGCGTTGCTCACAGCTCGGCAACCAGAAGGAGGGGCTCAACAACCATCATTGCACCTCTTTCCAGCTATTGAGTTGTGTGCATCACTTGTTTCCACCTCCAATCATTTCACTGGACATAAGATTTCTAGTTAAACTCAAAACAACTGAGTACAAGAATGTGGTTCACTATGCCTTCAGTTCCTTCACTCCAAATGTCACATCCACAGGATCACCGCAGTGTGTATATTGCAAAAACTCTTCATTAGGATCTATCCACAGTTGGGTGTGTAAGGCTGCATCACTATCCTCTGCAATTGAAATACAAAAGAAGCTTAAGacccatagaaaaataaaaaattatagaaatgagAATATGACAACAATAAATCTATAAGGACCTTTCGTTGGGTCAGTATAACTTCTAAGCTCAACTGCTTTCCCTCCTATATCACTTGCTGCATCAGAAGGTAAAGAAGTGGGATTGGTGGCTATGATTATAATCTCCTGAAGGGATGACTGGAAGTTTGCTAGCAATCTGTTGAAATCTCGAGGCCTCACTACAAAGTTACTTGGAAAGCGTGTCCTATCAAGAGAAAGATGTT
The sequence above is a segment of the Telopea speciosissima isolate NSW1024214 ecotype Mountain lineage chromosome 7, Tspe_v1, whole genome shotgun sequence genome. Coding sequences within it:
- the LOC122667813 gene encoding uncharacterized protein LOC122667813 isoform X3 gives rise to the protein MELSLSGNSLKTFARCITCLARIGHELAIEASPSQLAFYTLNSSRSAYQAITFKPHFFDVYTIMAAQVQCSVLLKAVCSVLRTPVASVDHLSIRLPNSDASKVQWTLDCLNEDSDAALHTQLWIDPNEEFLQYTHCGDPVDVTFGVKELKAFLSFCEGCEVDIQLFFEKAGENRPILMAPKFGLDDGSSSDFDATLFLATMLASQLHEGNLSENPPLATTSHCQADQGTGSQAQRERFRVATSEHPSDHTKIWSELSASAKSGNGAEERHVQVEMNSNANVLAGRGRSKTVDNSKTGSAIRNMPDGSDLEHRVEIDHEEEPQVRAEMNNPSWSQHHRSNWVGTGDDNDEEEEGELFVQSTPPY
- the LOC122667813 gene encoding cell cycle checkpoint control protein RAD9A isoform X1 — its product is MELSLSGNSLKTFARCITCLARIGHELAIEASPSQLAFYTLNSSRSAYQAITFKPHFFDVYTIMAAQVQCSVLLKAVCSVLRTPVASVDHLSIRLPNSDASKVQWTLDCLNGVKKAYWITCNIEPDIQHLSLDRTRFPSNFVVRPRDFNRLLANFQSSLQEIIIIATNPTSLPSDAASDIGGKAVELRSYTDPTKEDSDAALHTQLWIDPNEEFLQYTHCGDPVDVTFGVKELKAFLSFCEGCEVDIQLFFEKAGENRPILMAPKFGLDDGSSSDFDATLFLATMLASQLHEGNLSENPPLATTSHCQADQGTGSQAQRERFRVATSEHPSDHTKIWSELSASAKSGNGAEERHVQVEMNSNANVLAGRGRSKTVDNSKTGSAIRNMPDGSDLEHRVEIDHEEEPQVRAEMNNPSWSQHHRSNWVGTGDDNDEEEEGELFVQSTPPY
- the LOC122667813 gene encoding cell cycle checkpoint control protein RAD9A isoform X2 yields the protein MELSLSGNSLKTFARCITCLARIGHELAIEASPSQLAFYTLNSSRSAYQAITFKPHFFDVYTIMAAQVQCSVLLKAVCSVLRTPVASVDHLSIRLPNSDASKVQWTLDCLNGVKKAYWITCNIEPDIQHLSLDRTRFPSNFVVRPRDFNRLLANFQSSLQEIIIIATNPTSLPSDAASDIGGKAVELRSYTDPTKEDSDAALHTQLWIDPNEEFLQYTHCGDPVDVTFGVKELKAFLSFCEGCEVDIQLFFEKAGEPILMAPKFGLDDGSSSDFDATLFLATMLASQLHEGNLSENPPLATTSHCQADQGTGSQAQRERFRVATSEHPSDHTKIWSELSASAKSGNGAEERHVQVEMNSNANVLAGRGRSKTVDNSKTGSAIRNMPDGSDLEHRVEIDHEEEPQVRAEMNNPSWSQHHRSNWVGTGDDNDEEEEGELFVQSTPPY